From Ancylobacter pratisalsi, one genomic window encodes:
- a CDS encoding M24 family metallopeptidase, with amino-acid sequence MNATASVVQGQETAFPKAEYDARVAKARQGLAEAGLDVMIVTGPENIFYLTGQQTPGYYTFQALVLPVEGEPFFVVRQLEYFNFVANTFITDASIYQDTDDPIRFLVALIESRGLKGKRVAIDKRGWFLPIATYEALQTALGTVHDAAGVVEKLRMVKSPLEVEKLARSAAYVDEGLKAGLAAVRVGNTENDIVAAMMGAAIATGSEYMGMEPLVSSGPRCGVPHGTWKRRRLEAGDPAFLEMAASHDRYHAALMRSAWLGTPPAEALDMMKVCQEVLAAALDSIKPGVACEVPHIVGQKIIDAAGYTDNFRKRLGYSVGISFAPDWGEGGILSLNAGVKTPLAPGMTFHLPPALRIYGQFTVGVSETIVVTETGCRVLGTLDRALVQIPA; translated from the coding sequence ATGAACGCCACCGCCAGCGTGGTCCAGGGACAGGAAACCGCCTTCCCCAAGGCCGAATACGACGCGCGAGTCGCCAAGGCCCGTCAGGGTCTCGCGGAGGCGGGTCTCGACGTGATGATCGTCACCGGCCCGGAGAACATCTTCTATCTCACCGGCCAGCAGACGCCGGGCTATTACACCTTCCAGGCTCTGGTGCTGCCGGTCGAGGGCGAGCCCTTCTTCGTGGTGCGCCAGCTCGAGTATTTCAACTTCGTCGCCAACACCTTCATCACCGATGCCTCGATCTACCAGGACACCGACGACCCCATCCGCTTCCTCGTCGCGCTGATCGAGAGCCGAGGCCTGAAGGGCAAGCGCGTCGCCATCGACAAGCGCGGCTGGTTCCTGCCGATCGCCACTTATGAGGCGCTCCAGACCGCGCTGGGCACGGTGCATGACGCCGCGGGCGTCGTGGAAAAGCTGCGCATGGTGAAGTCGCCACTGGAGGTTGAGAAGCTCGCCCGCTCCGCCGCCTATGTGGATGAAGGCCTCAAGGCCGGCCTCGCCGCCGTCCGCGTGGGCAACACCGAGAACGACATCGTCGCCGCCATGATGGGCGCGGCGATCGCGACGGGCTCGGAATATATGGGCATGGAGCCGCTTGTCTCTTCGGGCCCGCGCTGCGGTGTGCCGCACGGCACCTGGAAGCGGCGGCGGCTTGAGGCGGGCGATCCCGCCTTCCTCGAAATGGCCGCCAGCCATGACCGCTACCATGCCGCGCTGATGCGCTCGGCCTGGCTCGGCACGCCGCCCGCCGAGGCGCTCGACATGATGAAGGTCTGCCAGGAGGTGCTTGCCGCGGCGCTGGATTCAATCAAGCCGGGCGTGGCCTGCGAGGTGCCCCATATCGTCGGGCAGAAGATCATCGACGCCGCGGGCTACACCGACAATTTCCGCAAGCGGCTCGGCTACAGCGTCGGTATTTCCTTCGCGCCGGACTGGGGCGAGGGCGGCATTCTCAGCCTGAACGCCGGCGTCAAGACGCCGCTCGCGCCCGGCATGACCTTCCACCTGCCGCCGGCCCTGCGCATCTACGGCCAGTTCACCGTGGGCGTCAGCGAAACCATCGTCGTCACCGAAACCGGCTGCCGCGTGCTTGGCACGCTTGATCGCGCGCTGGTCCAGATCCCCGCCTGA
- a CDS encoding dihydrodipicolinate synthase family protein, whose amino-acid sequence MKDMVECRARLAGIFNITVTPFLADGAIDKAGLARSVERVIGLGYDGILIGGTYGEFPAMSPDERAELFRTVMDVVGDRVPVMLCSAASDARTARELTQLAGDLGGLPMVTPPYVSEVTDGQITAFFKDMAPLSKTGILIYNAPGIGITLTPELIEQLAGIPGVVGIKQGELAVTAIDKIANRLGGRIKLFCASDLAFLGPMMAGFDGISSTNSCALPEVILATYRALEAGDANTARELHKSWYAFRELARRHGQPQMVKAAMNLRGFDGGKVRLPLRDLDAVATAEVASMMQALAADPHTGVTLKA is encoded by the coding sequence ATGAAAGACATGGTGGAATGCCGCGCGCGCCTCGCCGGCATCTTCAACATCACCGTCACGCCGTTCCTTGCGGACGGCGCCATCGACAAGGCCGGCCTTGCCCGCTCCGTCGAGCGCGTCATCGGGCTCGGCTATGACGGCATCCTGATCGGCGGCACCTATGGCGAGTTCCCCGCCATGTCGCCGGACGAGCGGGCGGAGCTGTTCCGCACGGTGATGGACGTGGTCGGCGACCGCGTGCCCGTGATGCTGTGCTCGGCTGCCTCGGACGCGCGCACCGCGCGCGAGCTGACCCAGCTCGCCGGCGATCTCGGCGGCCTGCCGATGGTGACACCGCCCTACGTCTCCGAGGTCACCGACGGCCAGATTACGGCGTTCTTCAAGGACATGGCGCCGCTCTCGAAAACCGGGATCCTGATCTACAACGCCCCCGGCATCGGCATCACCCTGACGCCGGAGCTGATCGAACAGCTCGCCGGCATTCCCGGTGTCGTCGGCATCAAGCAGGGCGAGCTGGCGGTGACCGCTATCGACAAGATCGCCAACCGCCTCGGCGGGCGCATCAAGCTGTTCTGCGCCTCCGACCTGGCCTTCCTCGGCCCGATGATGGCGGGATTCGACGGCATCTCCTCGACCAATTCCTGCGCGCTGCCCGAGGTCATCCTCGCCACCTATCGCGCTTTGGAGGCGGGTGATGCCAACACCGCGCGCGAGCTGCACAAGTCCTGGTACGCCTTCCGCGAACTGGCGCGGCGCCACGGCCAGCCGCAGATGGTCAAGGCGGCGATGAACCTGCGCGGCTTCGATGGCGGCAAGGTGCGCCTGCCGCTGCGCGATCTCGACGCCGTCGCGACCGCCGAGGTCGCGAGCATGATGCAGGCGCTCGCCGCCGATCCGCACACCGGCGTGACGCTGAAGGCCTGA
- a CDS encoding pyridoxal phosphate-dependent aminotransferase: MSHARLAPRMSGAGSSPTAEISNKVRALTAQGHAVVNLGEGELDFPTPPAICAAGIAAIEDGDTKYTAVSGTAALKAAIRSKFARENALIYADDEVIAGAGAKQLIFNAFLATLAPGDEVIVPAPYWVSYPDMVRLAEGTPVIVACTPEQGWKLTPDALAAAITARTRWVVLNSPNNPTGAVYSPAEMKALTDVLLAHPDVLVMADDIYEHVRFDCAFATPAAIAPELRARTLTVNGLSKGYSMTGWRIGYAGGPAWLISAMQVLQSQSTSNPSTISQRAAIAALEGGLGFMAGWLDTLRARRAIVLEALGRIDGLSSDVPEGAFYVFADCRAMIGARAPDGRVIASDLDFATYLLDAAHVGVVHGSAFGTPGYIRIAYAVDTDTLRAACGRIEQACHALSRKAAA, from the coding sequence ATGTCCCACGCCCGGCTTGCGCCGCGAATGAGCGGTGCCGGTTCGTCGCCCACCGCTGAAATTTCCAACAAGGTCAGGGCTTTGACGGCGCAGGGCCACGCCGTGGTCAATCTGGGCGAGGGCGAGCTGGACTTCCCGACGCCGCCAGCGATTTGCGCCGCCGGCATCGCCGCGATCGAGGACGGCGACACCAAGTACACGGCGGTTTCAGGTACGGCGGCGCTGAAGGCGGCGATACGGTCCAAGTTCGCGCGCGAGAACGCCCTCATCTACGCCGATGACGAGGTGATTGCGGGCGCTGGCGCCAAGCAGCTGATCTTCAACGCTTTCCTGGCCACGCTGGCGCCGGGGGACGAGGTGATCGTGCCCGCGCCCTATTGGGTGTCCTATCCCGATATGGTGCGTCTGGCCGAAGGCACGCCGGTCATCGTCGCCTGCACGCCGGAGCAGGGCTGGAAGCTCACGCCCGACGCGCTCGCCGCCGCCATTACCGCGCGCACGCGCTGGGTGGTGCTGAATTCGCCGAACAATCCGACCGGCGCGGTCTACAGCCCGGCGGAGATGAAGGCGCTGACCGACGTGCTGCTGGCCCATCCCGATGTGCTGGTGATGGCCGACGACATCTACGAGCATGTGCGCTTCGACTGCGCGTTCGCAACACCGGCTGCGATCGCGCCTGAACTGCGCGCGCGCACGCTGACGGTCAACGGTCTGTCAAAGGGGTATTCGATGACGGGCTGGCGCATCGGCTATGCCGGCGGTCCGGCCTGGCTGATTTCCGCCATGCAGGTGCTGCAGTCGCAGAGCACCTCGAACCCGAGCACCATCAGCCAGCGCGCCGCCATCGCGGCGCTGGAGGGCGGGCTCGGCTTCATGGCCGGGTGGCTGGACACGCTGCGCGCACGGCGCGCGATCGTGCTTGAGGCGCTGGGGCGCATTGACGGGCTCTCCAGCGACGTGCCGGAGGGTGCGTTCTATGTGTTCGCGGACTGCCGGGCGATGATCGGGGCGCGCGCGCCGGATGGGCGCGTGATCGCCAGCGATCTCGATTTCGCGACCTATCTGCTCGACGCCGCCCATGTCGGCGTGGTGCATGGCTCGGCCTTCGGCACGCCCGGCTATATCCGCATCGCCTATGCGGTGGACACCGACACGCTGCGCGCCGCCTGCGGCCGGATCGAACAGGCCTGCCACGCGCTGTCACGCAAGGCGGCGGCCTGA
- a CDS encoding acetamidase/formamidase family protein, translating to MNAQPFTSESYSEDARERAWQEVLGGFGLQSLAPRAGLAAHASAMCRVSSLGVRLGRLSADAPLLRPTHGGAGLPLLLLPLEGGSVVHAAEGRTILRAGQLILGPRSGDWQVQFPRGLRAIALAVPADVFRGRKIAALHLMQPRILDPEGLPDVLARTLQAAADSLDRFSEPEWEAVAQGASELLLALATELSADRIDTSSSRSALLQRLYATIERSLASESLSISEIASSEGISERYVQKLFEGTGDSFSHYVRERRLQRAWHDLVNPAESAVPISEIAYRSGFSDSAHFSRLFRERFGLPPRELRRREVDRQTASVATGGHRGWPQQALVQLRASQGRGEGSDRAPVASGREVRLPEPAKAPIHHHLAVDATTVHWGYFSRSLKPTIEIGSGDIVTVETLTQHASDDAERMIRGDVGAESVFHWTANAKNVDRRGAGPMDASVFGRGAGEGFGVHICTGPIAVRGAEPGDVLEVHILDIAPRRSLNPCFEGRVFGSSVAAWWGYHYSEFLAEPRPRETVTIYEIFADTDAPYAEAVHAFRWEPQTDPFGVRHALYDYPGVPVDPGSVTLRTNVLSGVRIPLRPHFGVIAVAPREADLVDSVPPAYFGGNLDNWRLGKGATVYLPVSVPGALLSVGDPHATQGDGELSGTAIECSMTGTFRVVLHKKADTAGTVLSDLTYPLIETPDDWILTGFSHPNYLAEFGANGQSEVYNKSSLDLAMRDAFRKMRRFLMTTKGLDEDEAIALMSAAVDFGITQVVDGNWGVHAILSKRLFQAHRTSTGASGW from the coding sequence GCGTTTCCTCGCTCGGGGTCCGGCTCGGCCGGCTGTCGGCCGACGCCCCGTTGCTGCGGCCGACGCATGGAGGTGCGGGCCTGCCGCTGCTGCTCCTGCCGCTGGAAGGCGGCTCGGTGGTGCATGCGGCGGAGGGCCGTACGATCCTGCGGGCCGGGCAGCTGATCCTCGGTCCGCGCAGCGGCGATTGGCAGGTGCAGTTCCCGCGCGGGCTGCGCGCGATCGCGCTGGCGGTACCGGCAGACGTGTTTCGCGGGCGCAAGATCGCCGCGCTGCACCTGATGCAGCCGCGAATCCTCGATCCCGAGGGGCTGCCCGACGTACTGGCCCGCACCCTCCAGGCCGCGGCCGACTCGCTCGATCGCTTCTCCGAGCCGGAATGGGAAGCGGTGGCGCAGGGCGCATCTGAATTGCTGCTGGCGCTGGCCACCGAGCTTTCGGCCGACAGGATCGACACCTCGTCGAGCCGCTCGGCGCTGTTGCAGCGGCTCTATGCCACCATCGAACGGAGCCTTGCGAGCGAGAGCCTCTCCATCTCGGAGATTGCGAGCAGCGAGGGTATTTCCGAGCGCTATGTGCAGAAGCTGTTCGAGGGTACGGGCGACAGCTTCAGCCATTATGTGCGTGAGCGGCGGCTTCAGCGGGCCTGGCACGATCTCGTCAATCCGGCGGAAAGCGCGGTGCCGATCTCGGAGATCGCCTATCGGTCGGGCTTTTCGGATTCGGCGCATTTCAGCCGCCTGTTCCGCGAGCGTTTCGGACTGCCGCCGCGAGAGTTGCGCCGGCGCGAGGTCGATCGCCAAACCGCGAGCGTCGCCACCGGTGGACACCGGGGATGGCCGCAGCAGGCGCTGGTGCAGTTGCGCGCCTCGCAGGGGCGGGGCGAGGGGAGTGATCGCGCGCCCGTTGCATCCGGGCGGGAGGTGCGGCTACCGGAGCCCGCAAAAGCCCCGATCCACCACCATCTGGCGGTTGACGCGACGACGGTGCATTGGGGGTATTTCAGCCGGTCGCTCAAGCCCACCATCGAGATCGGTTCGGGCGATATCGTCACCGTCGAGACCCTGACGCAGCACGCCTCCGACGATGCGGAGCGGATGATCCGGGGCGATGTGGGCGCGGAGAGCGTGTTCCACTGGACCGCGAACGCCAAGAATGTCGACCGGCGCGGGGCCGGCCCGATGGATGCCTCGGTGTTCGGGCGCGGCGCCGGCGAGGGGTTCGGCGTGCACATCTGCACAGGGCCCATCGCCGTGCGCGGGGCCGAGCCGGGAGACGTGCTCGAGGTGCACATTCTCGACATCGCGCCGCGCCGCTCGCTGAACCCGTGCTTCGAAGGCCGCGTCTTCGGCAGCAGCGTGGCCGCGTGGTGGGGCTATCACTACTCCGAGTTCCTGGCCGAACCGCGCCCGCGCGAGACGGTGACGATCTACGAGATCTTCGCCGATACCGACGCGCCCTATGCCGAGGCCGTGCATGCCTTTCGCTGGGAGCCGCAAACCGACCCCTTCGGGGTACGCCATGCGCTCTACGATTATCCCGGCGTTCCCGTGGATCCCGGCTCGGTCACGCTGCGCACGAATGTGCTGTCGGGGGTGCGGATACCGCTGCGCCCGCATTTCGGCGTCATCGCCGTCGCCCCGCGCGAAGCGGACCTGGTCGATTCCGTGCCGCCGGCCTATTTCGGCGGAAACCTCGACAATTGGCGGCTGGGTAAGGGCGCGACCGTGTATCTGCCGGTCTCCGTGCCCGGCGCACTGCTGTCGGTCGGCGATCCCCACGCCACACAGGGCGATGGCGAACTGAGCGGCACCGCGATCGAATGTTCGATGACGGGCACCTTCCGCGTGGTGCTGCACAAGAAGGCCGATACGGCGGGAACCGTGCTCAGCGATCTGACCTACCCGCTGATCGAGACCCCCGATGACTGGATCCTGACCGGCTTCAGCCACCCCAACTATCTCGCCGAATTCGGCGCCAACGGGCAGAGCGAGGTCTACAATAAGTCCTCACTCGACCTCGCCATGCGCGATGCCTTCCGCAAGATGCGCCGCTTCCTGATGACCACGAAGGGCCTCGACGAGGACGAGGCGATTGCGCTGATGTCGGCGGCGGTGGATTTCGGTATCACCCAGGTGGTCGACGGCAATTGGGGTGTCCACGCCATCCTGAGCAAGAGGCTGTTCCAGGCTCATCGTACCTCGACGGGCGCCAGCGGCTGGTAG